The Shewanella japonica genome has a window encoding:
- the mutH gene encoding DNA mismatch repair endonuclease MutH — MMNSQPNSIAELMQRANDMAGVSLGDIANEHQLNVPDNLKRDKGWIGQLIEMELGATAGSKPQQDFLHLGVELKTIPIDQSGRPIETTYVTVAPLTNIQGLTWENSVVFHKLQQVLWIPVQGDRSIPVANRKIGTPVLWSPNPEQLTALQQDWEEIMEMIALGQVEKVTARHGEALQLRPKAANSHSLTESIAENGLIKLSNPRGFYLKINFTHQILTNAFG; from the coding sequence ATGATGAATAGCCAGCCAAATTCCATCGCAGAATTAATGCAAAGAGCCAATGATATGGCCGGTGTCTCATTAGGAGATATTGCAAATGAGCATCAACTCAATGTACCTGATAATTTGAAGAGAGATAAAGGCTGGATTGGTCAATTGATTGAGATGGAACTCGGCGCAACAGCAGGTTCTAAACCCCAGCAAGATTTTTTGCACTTAGGAGTCGAACTTAAAACCATTCCCATAGACCAATCTGGTCGCCCTATTGAAACAACTTATGTCACAGTTGCACCGTTAACAAATATCCAGGGCCTTACATGGGAAAACAGTGTCGTATTTCATAAGCTACAACAAGTCTTATGGATACCAGTACAAGGTGATCGAAGTATTCCGGTAGCAAACAGAAAAATAGGCACCCCTGTACTATGGAGCCCAAACCCTGAACAGTTAACCGCGTTACAACAAGACTGGGAAGAGATAATGGAGATGATTGCATTAGGGCAAGTTGAAAAAGTGACAGCTCGACACGGAGAAGCATTACAACTAAGACCTAAGGCTGCAAATAGTCACTCATTAACTGAATCAATTGCAGAAAATGGCTTAATTAAACTATCTAATCCAAGAGGTTTTTATTTAAAGATCAATTTCACCCACCAAATACTAACAAATGCATTTGGATAA
- the rppH gene encoding RNA pyrophosphohydrolase encodes MIDSDGFRANVGIIICNKFGQVMWARRFGQHSWQFPQGGVDDGESPEQAMYRELYEEVGLKPENVQILTSTRSWLRYRLPKRLIRQESKPICIGQKQKWYLLQLKDSDDSINLNSCGHPEFDDWRWVSYWYPVRQVVSFKRDVYRKVMKEFAFTTLAFQGREPNRKRGRHRN; translated from the coding sequence GTGATTGATAGCGACGGCTTTCGCGCAAATGTGGGCATTATAATCTGTAACAAATTTGGTCAAGTTATGTGGGCCAGACGGTTTGGACAACATTCATGGCAGTTTCCACAAGGTGGCGTTGATGACGGAGAAAGTCCTGAACAAGCTATGTACCGTGAATTGTATGAAGAAGTTGGTTTAAAGCCGGAAAATGTACAAATTTTAACGTCAACACGCTCATGGTTAAGATACCGTTTACCAAAAAGATTGATTAGACAAGAAAGTAAACCTATTTGTATTGGTCAAAAACAAAAGTGGTATTTATTACAGCTCAAAGATAGCGATGACAGTATTAATTTGAACTCCTGTGGACACCCTGAGTTTGATGACTGGCGTTGGGTGAGTTATTGGTACCCAGTAAGGCAAGTTGTTTCTTTCAAACGAGATGTTTATCGTAAGGTTATGAAAGAGTTTGCATTCACCACTTTAGCGTTTCAAGGACGTGAGCCTAATCGCAAACGAGGGCGACACCGTAATTAA